In Aquimarina sp. TRL1, a single window of DNA contains:
- a CDS encoding glycosyltransferase family 2 protein — protein sequence MNVAVVILNWNGRQILEEFLPSVIQHSKEATIYLADNASTDDSIAFVSAQYPEVSIIKNKTNGGYAKGYNEALAKIDADIYCLLNSDIEVTKNWLPPIINAFETSETIAAVQPKILDYKKKTHFEYAGAAGGFIDRLGYPYCRGRIFDTLEEDKGQYDDISPIFWASGACLFIRKDIFEKVGKLDEDYFAHQEEIDLCWRIHNYGYQVLYVGTSTVYHLGGATLNNMNPKKTYLNYRNSLYSLLKNVKGRNVWLIILLRLFLDGIAAIKFLIDKKPSHIPAILKAHFGFYTAIKSLLKKRKKLPKKEKYYSIYSVVWIYYILNQKKLN from the coding sequence ATGAATGTAGCCGTAGTAATATTAAACTGGAATGGCAGGCAAATTCTGGAAGAATTTCTTCCTTCTGTAATACAACATTCCAAAGAAGCAACCATCTATCTGGCAGATAATGCCTCTACTGATGACTCTATTGCATTTGTCAGTGCACAATACCCAGAAGTTAGTATCATTAAAAATAAAACCAATGGAGGGTATGCCAAAGGATATAATGAAGCCTTGGCCAAGATTGATGCTGATATTTATTGTTTATTGAACAGTGATATCGAAGTAACAAAAAATTGGCTTCCTCCGATTATCAATGCATTTGAAACATCTGAAACAATTGCTGCAGTACAACCCAAAATACTGGATTATAAAAAGAAAACTCATTTTGAATATGCCGGTGCTGCCGGAGGTTTTATCGATCGTTTAGGATATCCTTATTGCAGAGGTCGTATATTCGACACTCTGGAAGAAGACAAAGGACAATACGATGATATATCTCCTATATTCTGGGCTAGTGGTGCTTGTCTCTTTATCCGAAAAGATATCTTTGAAAAAGTAGGGAAATTGGATGAAGATTATTTTGCGCATCAAGAAGAAATTGATCTCTGTTGGAGAATTCACAATTACGGATACCAGGTACTTTATGTCGGTACCTCTACCGTGTACCACCTGGGAGGGGCAACGCTAAACAATATGAACCCAAAAAAAACCTATCTTAATTATAGAAATAGCTTATACTCTCTATTAAAAAATGTTAAAGGAAGAAACGTCTGGCTAATCATTCTTTTGCGTTTGTTTCTTGATGGAATTGCAGCTATTAAATTTTTAATCGACAAAAAACCATCTCATATCCCAGCCATTTTAAAAGCGCATTTTGGCTTTTATACCGCTATAAAAAGCTTACTAAAAAAAAGAAAAAAACTCCCCAAAAAGGAAAAATATTATTCTATTTACTCCGTTGTATGGATATACTATATACTAAACCAAAAAAAACTAAATTAG
- a CDS encoding L-threonylcarbamoyladenylate synthase yields the protein MAAFIKLYNDNPNPREIEKIVACLKKGGVIIYPTDTVYGLGCDITNVKALERIAKIKNVKLAKANFSFVCKDLSNLSDYVRQIDNRTFKLLKRTLPGPYTYILPGSNNLPTVFKKKKTVGIRIPENSISNAIVEALGNPIVSSSIHDEDEVIEYTTDPELILEKWDHLVDIVIDGGYGGNIPSTIIDLTDEDPVIVREGKGEIDIF from the coding sequence ATGGCAGCATTTATAAAATTATATAATGATAATCCTAATCCGAGAGAGATTGAAAAAATTGTAGCATGTCTGAAAAAAGGCGGTGTTATTATTTATCCGACGGATACAGTGTATGGCTTAGGGTGTGATATTACAAATGTCAAAGCATTGGAACGCATTGCAAAAATCAAAAATGTAAAATTAGCAAAAGCTAATTTCTCCTTTGTTTGTAAAGATCTTAGTAATTTATCAGATTATGTACGACAGATTGATAATCGTACTTTTAAGTTGCTAAAAAGAACATTGCCGGGACCGTATACCTATATATTGCCTGGGAGTAATAACTTGCCAACTGTCTTCAAGAAAAAGAAAACAGTTGGAATTCGAATTCCAGAGAATTCTATCAGTAATGCAATTGTAGAAGCGTTAGGGAATCCTATTGTCTCTAGTTCGATTCATGATGAAGATGAGGTAATTGAATATACAACAGACCCAGAATTAATTCTGGAGAAGTGGGATCACTTAGTAGATATTGTTATTGATGGAGGCTACGGAGGGAATATTCCTTCTACAATTATTGATTTAACTGATGAAGACCCTGTGATAGTAAGAGAAGGAAAAGGAGAGATTGACATCTTTTAA
- a CDS encoding DUF5723 family protein, whose product MKKTLFLGLCLCASVSIKAQSFIGFLTDNYSGVNSVISNPANIVDSRFKTDIHLAGASALGGNDYYSTDLDKLLDSDFDFDRDGTKSPKEKNYGFGNVDVFGPAFMFNLNEKSSIAVFTRARAFVNVNEINGDTFDNFENDLDTSNDFFINEGDIFATTHAWAEIGVSYARVILNNDTNFLKGGITLKYLQGLGNSYAYGRNVLIDYDADGTLLPGGNRTGSIDTQGEVAYGYSNNVKEDFEDLKLQNGATGIGVDFGVVYEWRPEIDSYKIKDSKGKTYLPKDVNKYKLKFGLSITDLGAISYDESTEEVYDITNAIGEDDFNNFDDFDDKLENLYTLVRSGGTSKAVLPSALHLTADWNINNYFYVNLNTDLSLVSKTKENANQVANMLSLTPRFERKWFSFYSPISLQQYSGFQWGAGFRAGPLYVGSGSVLSVLLSNDSKAADVYAGLKIPVYQSRLKDKDGDGVLDKVDDCPEEAGPEENFGCPWPDTDGDTVLDKDDQCPEEAGPVENNGCPWPDTDGDTILDKDDQCPEEAGPVENNGCPWPDTDGDSILDKDDNCPNEAGTVANNGCPEVKVTQEVQKTLNEYAKTILFDSGKATIKKSSFEVLDDIVKILNEYPKAAFKIEGHTDSSGSNAFNLKLSDARANAVKTHLISKGINAVRLSSIGHGEEKPIATNKTKTGREQNRRVEINLIKE is encoded by the coding sequence ATGAAAAAAACCTTATTTCTAGGGCTATGTCTATGCGCATCTGTCTCTATTAAGGCACAATCATTTATCGGTTTTTTAACTGATAATTATAGCGGTGTAAATAGTGTTATCAGTAACCCTGCTAATATTGTTGACTCGCGATTCAAGACAGATATCCATTTAGCCGGAGCAAGTGCTCTAGGAGGAAATGATTATTACAGTACTGATCTTGATAAACTCCTGGACAGCGACTTTGATTTTGATAGAGATGGAACCAAATCCCCGAAAGAAAAGAATTATGGATTCGGGAATGTAGATGTATTTGGACCAGCTTTTATGTTCAATCTAAATGAAAAAAGTTCTATTGCCGTTTTTACCCGAGCCAGAGCCTTTGTCAATGTCAATGAAATAAATGGAGATACTTTTGATAATTTTGAAAATGACTTAGATACCAGTAATGACTTCTTTATAAACGAAGGAGATATTTTTGCAACCACTCATGCCTGGGCTGAAATTGGTGTCTCATATGCACGCGTTATTCTTAATAACGACACAAATTTCCTGAAAGGAGGAATCACACTAAAATATTTACAGGGATTAGGAAATTCTTATGCCTACGGTAGAAATGTACTAATTGATTACGATGCAGACGGTACTTTATTACCCGGAGGAAACAGAACAGGTAGCATCGATACTCAAGGAGAAGTCGCTTATGGATATAGCAATAATGTAAAAGAAGATTTTGAAGATTTAAAACTGCAAAACGGTGCCACAGGAATCGGTGTTGATTTTGGAGTTGTATATGAATGGAGACCAGAAATTGACTCTTATAAAATCAAGGATAGTAAAGGAAAAACTTACTTACCAAAAGATGTTAACAAATACAAACTAAAGTTTGGTTTATCAATTACCGATCTCGGGGCAATCTCATATGATGAATCTACCGAAGAAGTGTACGATATAACAAACGCTATAGGAGAAGATGACTTTAATAACTTCGACGATTTTGATGATAAGTTAGAAAACCTATATACCTTAGTACGATCAGGAGGTACTTCAAAAGCAGTACTTCCTTCTGCATTACACCTTACCGCTGACTGGAACATAAACAATTACTTCTATGTAAACCTGAACACAGATTTATCACTGGTATCAAAAACAAAAGAAAACGCTAATCAAGTTGCAAACATGCTATCTCTAACACCTCGATTCGAGAGAAAATGGTTTAGCTTTTACTCCCCTATTAGCCTACAACAATACTCAGGATTCCAATGGGGAGCAGGGTTCAGAGCAGGTCCTCTCTATGTAGGTTCTGGGTCTGTATTATCAGTTTTACTAAGTAATGATTCCAAAGCTGCTGATGTATATGCAGGATTAAAAATACCTGTATATCAATCTAGGTTAAAGGACAAAGACGGAGATGGTGTATTAGACAAAGTTGATGATTGTCCTGAAGAAGCAGGTCCAGAAGAAAACTTCGGATGCCCATGGCCGGATACGGATGGAGATACAGTACTTGATAAAGATGATCAATGCCCTGAAGAAGCAGGACCTGTAGAAAACAACGGATGCCCATGGCCTGATACAGATGGAGATACGATCTTGGACAAAGATGATCAATGCCCTGAAGAGGCTGGTCCTGTAGAGAACAACGGATGCCCATGGCCAGATACAGATGGTGATAGTATATTGGACAAGGATGATAACTGTCCTAATGAAGCAGGTACCGTAGCAAATAACGGATGTCCGGAAGTAAAGGTAACTCAAGAAGTTCAGAAAACACTTAATGAATATGCCAAGACTATTTTATTCGACTCAGGAAAAGCCACTATCAAGAAAAGCTCATTCGAAGTATTAGATGATATTGTAAAAATATTAAATGAATATCCTAAAGCAGCTTTCAAAATAGAAGGACACACAGATAGTTCAGGAAGCAACGCTTTCAACCTAAAATTATCAGATGCCAGGGCCAATGCAGTAAAAACACATTTAATCAGTAAAGGTATTAACGCTGTGAGACTGTCTTCTATAGGTCATGGAGAAGAAAAACCTATTGCGACCAATAAAACTAAAACCGGAAGGGAACAAAACAGACGAGTAGAAATAAACCTCATAAAAGAATAA
- the holA gene encoding DNA polymerase III subunit delta: MEEVKKIVSDIKNGNIKPIYFLMGEEPYYIDKISEYIEKNVLAEEEKGFNQVVLYGRDVTVEEIVSNAKRFPMMAERQVVIVKEAQELSRTIEKLVSYADHPQPTTVLVMCYKYKKIDKRKKLYKSVAKSGVIYESKKLYENQIADWIRRVLSGAKYQIEPKAAQMLVEFLGTDLGKINNELEKLKLILPKGSAITASHIEENIGISKDFNNFELRKAVGMRDVIKAHRIINYFSQNPKDNPLVVTISLLYAFFSQVLQYHGLSDKSKGNVASALKINPYFVSDYADAAKNYPMKKVSQIIALLRNADVKSKGVGAASLPPGDILKELLVKIMG, encoded by the coding sequence ATGGAGGAAGTAAAGAAGATTGTAAGTGATATAAAAAATGGAAATATTAAACCCATTTATTTTTTGATGGGGGAAGAACCATATTATATAGATAAGATTAGTGAATATATAGAAAAGAATGTTTTAGCGGAGGAGGAGAAAGGGTTTAATCAGGTAGTTTTATATGGTAGGGATGTAACAGTGGAAGAAATCGTATCTAATGCTAAACGATTTCCTATGATGGCAGAACGACAAGTCGTTATTGTCAAAGAAGCACAGGAATTATCCCGAACAATAGAAAAATTAGTGTCGTATGCAGATCATCCACAACCGACAACTGTTTTGGTGATGTGCTATAAGTATAAGAAAATAGACAAGCGTAAAAAACTCTATAAATCGGTAGCAAAGAGCGGAGTGATTTATGAGAGTAAAAAGTTATATGAAAACCAGATAGCTGATTGGATTAGAAGAGTACTTTCTGGAGCTAAATATCAGATAGAACCCAAGGCCGCCCAGATGTTAGTAGAGTTTTTAGGAACGGATCTGGGAAAAATTAATAACGAGCTTGAAAAATTAAAACTCATCCTTCCCAAAGGATCTGCTATTACAGCATCTCATATAGAAGAAAATATAGGAATTAGTAAGGATTTTAATAATTTCGAATTGCGGAAAGCAGTGGGAATGAGAGATGTTATAAAGGCTCATCGTATTATTAATTACTTTTCTCAAAATCCAAAGGATAATCCTCTTGTTGTAACAATCTCCCTGTTATATGCATTTTTTTCTCAGGTGTTGCAATATCATGGTCTTAGCGATAAATCCAAGGGAAATGTAGCGAGTGCCTTAAAGATTAATCCTTATTTTGTGAGTGATTATGCAGATGCTGCAAAAAACTATCCCATGAAAAAAGTCAGTCAGATTATTGCATTGTTAAGAAATGCAGATGTAAAAAGTAAAGGAGTAGGGGCGGCAAGTTTACCGCCCGGAGATATTCTAAAAGAACTGCTGGTGAAGATCATGGGATGA
- a CDS encoding ATP-dependent helicase, translating to MEDYIAELNDAQRAPTLQVDGAMIVIAGAGSGKTRVLTYRIAYLMYKGVDSFNILALTFTNKAAREMKARIAKIVGASEAKNLWMGTFHSIFAKLLRYEADKLGYPSNFTIYDTQDSQRLISSIIKEMGLDKDIYKYKQIQSRISSYKNSLITVKAYYQNAELMEADAMAKRPRMGEIYEAYMDRCFKAGAMDFDDLLLKTNELLNRFPEVLAKYQDRFRYILVDEYQDTNHSQYLIVRALSDKFQNICVVGDDAQSIYAFRGANINNILNFQKDYDNVQMYRLEQNYRSTRNIVEAANSIIDKNKTKLDKVVWTANEYGPKIKVNRLITDADEGRYVASSIFENQMEHQLDNGKFAILYRTNAQSRAMEDALRKRGIPYRIYGGLSFYQRKEVKDLLGYLRLIVNPKDEEALKRVINYPARGIGHATVDKLIVAANHYGRSIFEVIEHLDRINLKINSGTKTRLENFMNMIKSFQVSNQTMDAFALTEMVAKQTGLVQELKKDSTPEGVARMENIEELLNGIRDFVEGQKEVVDSTGGLSEFLEDVALATDMDMDKGDDDRVALMTIHLAKGLEFPYVYIVGMEEDLFPSGMSMNTRSELEEERRLFYVALTRAETQAYLTYAQSRYRWGKLVDAEPSRFIEEIDDQYLEYITPIETRRYKPLVDKDIFGEVDKSKLRLKKPISGTPPLAHKPTEEQLRKLRKLRPVSNAPSGSTRITSTPSDNLAAGMRVEHMRFGLGKIVRVEGMGQDRKAEINFDNGGLKKLLLRFAKLKVIE from the coding sequence TTGGAAGATTATATTGCAGAATTAAATGATGCGCAGCGAGCACCAACGCTTCAGGTTGATGGAGCGATGATTGTTATTGCAGGGGCAGGTTCCGGAAAAACCAGGGTATTGACATATAGGATTGCCTATCTGATGTATAAGGGAGTGGATTCGTTTAATATATTGGCATTGACTTTTACTAATAAAGCGGCCAGAGAGATGAAAGCCCGTATTGCTAAGATTGTAGGAGCAAGTGAAGCTAAAAACCTATGGATGGGAACTTTTCACTCTATTTTTGCAAAATTACTGAGGTATGAAGCAGATAAACTAGGGTACCCTTCTAATTTTACCATTTATGATACTCAGGATTCTCAGCGATTGATTTCTTCTATTATAAAAGAAATGGGACTGGATAAAGATATTTATAAATATAAACAGATTCAATCTCGTATTTCGTCCTATAAGAATAGTCTTATTACCGTAAAAGCATATTATCAGAATGCAGAGTTAATGGAGGCAGATGCTATGGCTAAACGCCCGAGGATGGGAGAAATTTATGAAGCCTATATGGATCGTTGCTTCAAAGCAGGTGCTATGGATTTTGATGATTTGTTGTTAAAAACCAATGAGCTGTTAAATAGATTCCCCGAGGTGTTAGCTAAGTATCAGGATCGTTTTAGATATATATTAGTAGATGAGTACCAGGATACGAATCATTCTCAGTACCTTATTGTAAGAGCACTGTCTGATAAGTTTCAGAATATATGTGTGGTAGGGGATGATGCGCAGAGTATTTATGCATTTCGAGGGGCGAACATTAATAATATTCTGAATTTTCAGAAGGATTATGATAATGTACAGATGTACCGTTTGGAACAGAACTATCGTTCTACTCGTAATATTGTAGAAGCGGCGAACTCAATTATAGATAAGAATAAAACGAAACTGGATAAGGTTGTTTGGACAGCTAATGAATATGGTCCAAAGATTAAAGTAAACCGGCTGATTACTGATGCTGATGAAGGAAGATATGTAGCGAGTTCTATTTTTGAAAACCAAATGGAACATCAGTTAGATAATGGAAAATTTGCCATTCTATATCGAACCAATGCGCAATCCAGAGCCATGGAAGATGCGCTGAGAAAACGCGGAATTCCGTATAGAATTTATGGAGGACTGTCATTTTATCAGCGAAAAGAGGTAAAAGACTTGCTGGGGTACCTTCGATTGATTGTAAACCCAAAAGATGAAGAAGCATTAAAGCGGGTTATTAACTATCCGGCAAGGGGGATCGGTCATGCGACTGTAGATAAGTTGATTGTAGCGGCGAATCACTACGGACGATCTATCTTTGAAGTTATTGAACATCTGGATAGAATTAATCTTAAGATTAATAGTGGTACGAAGACCCGACTAGAGAACTTCATGAATATGATTAAAAGTTTTCAGGTTAGTAATCAAACAATGGATGCTTTTGCTCTTACTGAAATGGTAGCAAAACAAACAGGTTTGGTACAAGAACTTAAAAAAGACAGTACCCCGGAAGGAGTGGCTCGAATGGAAAATATAGAAGAGTTACTCAATGGTATTCGGGATTTTGTAGAAGGGCAAAAAGAAGTAGTAGATAGTACTGGAGGTTTATCAGAATTTTTGGAAGATGTAGCCTTGGCAACCGATATGGATATGGATAAAGGGGATGATGATCGTGTTGCGTTAATGACTATTCACCTAGCCAAGGGATTGGAATTCCCATATGTTTATATCGTGGGGATGGAGGAAGACTTGTTTCCATCGGGAATGAGTATGAATACCCGAAGTGAACTGGAAGAAGAAAGACGTCTTTTTTATGTAGCACTGACCAGAGCAGAGACACAAGCATATCTTACCTATGCACAATCAAGGTATCGTTGGGGGAAGCTGGTAGATGCTGAGCCTAGCCGTTTTATAGAAGAAATTGATGACCAATACCTGGAGTATATAACACCAATAGAAACTCGAAGGTATAAGCCTCTGGTGGATAAGGATATTTTTGGAGAAGTAGATAAGAGTAAGTTACGATTAAAAAAGCCTATCTCAGGAACTCCTCCATTGGCACATAAACCGACAGAAGAACAGTTAAGGAAATTACGTAAGTTACGACCTGTGTCTAATGCTCCTTCAGGTTCGACAAGAATTACAAGTACCCCGTCTGATAATCTAGCGGCAGGAATGAGAGTAGAACATATGCGATTTGGGCTAGGGAAAATTGTTAGAGTAGAGGGAATGGGTCAAGACAGGAAAGCAGAAATTAATTTTGATAACGGAGGGTTAAAAAAACTGTTACTTCGCTTTGCTAAGTTGAAAGTTATTGAGTAA
- a CDS encoding PKD domain-containing protein, translating to MNHTNLTPFILLNLLFITFISFGQVPADYLISSDINNFIQEIESTKSKNLDITIEKGISMSFAIKNKITSGHTSSYLGNIVNEPNSSFVFLVHENVVEGHVLLKDKESAYKIFANTDGKIYSKKVDIHSILCVNYEKLKKPEKSTGKNNQVIPELESLPGAAGVVYLDFDGEIVENTWWLNGARIDAQPTNFSTRQIEEIWHIMAVDFRPFNINVTTRRAVFDAAPRTQRMKCIFTPTTDAEPDSGGVAYLNSFSEGQTDNPCWVFNIGNARVAGETGSHEVGHALGLSHDGQQNPNQEKTEYYSGHGNWGPIMGWSASNSIGQWSRGEYTNATQREDDIAIIANNRNNVGHRDDDHADTSEQATPILVSDQGVVSADNNKGIITTRADKDVFSFVTETGDVSLSIETEATHANLDIQVRLLNGIGEEITLSNPEGQHAAINQTLEKGQYFLEIDGVGDGTPSNGYTDYSSLGNYYISGTYTPGDNNLPPLANFSVQVSCDEVQFTDETFNQATEYLWDFGDGTTATEQNPTHTYTANGNYTITLTSTNPYGKNVNIKKDIVSINLPDSPTVSDQNICTGETVMLSISGNSNYSWFETSTGGEAIATGNEFTTPQLSETKTYYIEGALNNCISKTRTPVQVVVNDTPEKPIIQITDTKTLSLSTSHTNYKWYINDVLIEEATSPTLLPEKEGSYTVEVFNELGCSSFTDPFFVSLTQVNISQSTEVLKYYIDPITKELIVEGLTQKDRSLTIVDLKGIIVQEMDPVREINIDVLSSGLYILLINNKAKGKFAKL from the coding sequence ATGAATCATACGAACCTAACCCCCTTTATCTTACTAAACCTACTGTTTATTACTTTTATTTCTTTTGGTCAAGTTCCCGCTGATTATCTGATTTCATCAGATATAAACAACTTTATCCAGGAAATTGAATCAACGAAATCAAAAAACCTTGACATTACAATAGAAAAGGGCATATCAATGTCTTTTGCTATAAAAAATAAAATAACTTCAGGACATACTTCCTCTTATCTGGGAAACATTGTTAATGAACCCAATTCTTCTTTTGTTTTCCTTGTACACGAAAACGTTGTAGAAGGACATGTTCTTTTAAAAGATAAAGAAAGTGCCTATAAAATTTTTGCCAATACAGATGGCAAAATCTATAGTAAGAAAGTTGATATTCACAGTATTCTCTGTGTTAATTATGAAAAACTAAAAAAACCGGAAAAATCCACCGGAAAAAACAATCAGGTAATTCCGGAACTAGAAAGTTTGCCTGGTGCCGCCGGAGTTGTATACCTGGATTTTGACGGGGAAATTGTAGAAAACACCTGGTGGTTGAATGGAGCTAGAATTGATGCACAACCGACAAACTTCTCTACCAGACAGATCGAAGAGATATGGCATATCATGGCAGTTGATTTTCGTCCTTTTAATATTAATGTTACAACGAGAAGAGCTGTATTTGATGCTGCTCCAAGGACACAGCGAATGAAGTGTATCTTTACACCGACTACAGATGCTGAGCCGGACTCTGGAGGTGTTGCTTATTTAAACTCTTTTTCCGAAGGGCAAACCGACAATCCATGTTGGGTATTTAATATTGGAAATGCCAGAGTAGCTGGAGAAACAGGTTCTCATGAAGTAGGTCATGCACTAGGATTATCTCATGATGGTCAACAAAACCCTAATCAGGAGAAAACAGAATATTATAGTGGTCATGGCAATTGGGGACCAATTATGGGATGGAGTGCCAGTAACTCCATTGGTCAGTGGAGCCGTGGAGAATACACCAATGCTACTCAGCGAGAAGACGATATCGCCATCATTGCGAACAATAGAAACAATGTAGGTCACAGAGATGATGACCATGCTGATACCAGTGAACAGGCTACTCCTATTCTAGTCAGTGATCAGGGAGTTGTAAGTGCAGATAACAATAAAGGCATTATCACTACCCGTGCAGATAAAGATGTTTTCTCTTTTGTTACAGAAACAGGAGATGTTTCTCTATCCATAGAAACAGAAGCTACTCATGCCAACTTAGACATTCAAGTTCGGTTATTAAACGGAATTGGAGAAGAAATTACCCTTTCTAACCCAGAAGGGCAACATGCAGCTATCAATCAAACCTTAGAAAAAGGGCAATACTTTCTGGAAATAGATGGTGTTGGAGATGGGACCCCTTCTAATGGATATACTGATTATTCTTCTCTTGGTAATTATTACATTTCCGGCACCTATACTCCTGGAGATAACAACCTGCCGCCATTGGCTAATTTTTCTGTACAGGTAAGTTGTGATGAAGTACAATTTACAGATGAAACATTTAATCAGGCTACTGAATACTTATGGGATTTTGGAGATGGAACTACAGCTACCGAACAAAACCCTACACATACGTATACCGCTAATGGGAACTATACAATTACCTTGACTTCTACCAATCCATATGGTAAAAATGTAAATATTAAAAAAGACATTGTATCAATAAATCTTCCGGATTCCCCTACAGTAAGTGATCAAAACATCTGTACAGGAGAGACAGTTATGCTTTCTATTTCCGGAAACAGTAATTACAGCTGGTTCGAAACATCTACAGGTGGAGAGGCAATCGCAACCGGAAATGAATTTACCACACCACAATTATCTGAAACTAAAACTTATTATATAGAAGGTGCACTCAATAACTGTATTTCCAAGACACGAACACCTGTACAAGTGGTGGTAAATGACACCCCAGAAAAGCCAATAATACAGATAACAGATACCAAAACACTATCATTATCCACATCTCATACTAATTACAAATGGTATATTAATGATGTCCTTATAGAAGAAGCCACATCCCCTACACTACTTCCTGAAAAAGAAGGTTCTTATACTGTAGAGGTGTTTAACGAATTAGGGTGTAGTTCTTTTACTGATCCTTTCTTCGTTTCCCTAACACAAGTAAATATTAGCCAATCGACAGAAGTATTAAAATATTATATAGACCCTATAACCAAAGAATTGATTGTAGAAGGGCTCACTCAAAAAGATCGTTCATTAACAATTGTCGACCTGAAAGGAATTATTGTTCAGGAAATGGACCCGGTCAGAGAGATTAATATAGATGTATTATCCAGTGGATTATATATTTTATTAATAAACAATAAAGCCAAAGGTAAATTCGCAAAACTATAA
- a CDS encoding type I restriction enzyme HsdR N-terminal domain-containing protein: protein MVKLNFPNYNFRFKNSENKVSIFDRIRKKFIILTPEEWVRQHVVHFLIEHKKYPESLINVEKMIKVNGLTKRYDVIVYKPNGEINVIVECKSDKVKITQEVFDQIARYNLVLNADYLMISNGLNHYYCQMDYQEQCYSFLRDLPDYK from the coding sequence ATGGTCAAACTTAATTTCCCTAATTATAACTTTCGATTCAAAAATAGCGAAAATAAAGTTTCTATTTTTGATCGGATTCGCAAAAAATTTATCATATTGACCCCCGAAGAATGGGTCCGTCAGCATGTTGTACATTTCTTAATCGAACACAAAAAATATCCCGAAAGTTTAATCAATGTAGAGAAAATGATTAAAGTCAACGGATTGACCAAACGATATGATGTAATTGTATACAAACCAAATGGGGAAATTAACGTTATTGTAGAATGCAAATCTGATAAAGTAAAAATCACTCAGGAAGTTTTTGATCAAATTGCCCGGTACAATCTGGTGTTAAATGCTGATTATCTTATGATCAGTAATGGCTTAAATCATTACTATTGCCAGATGGATTACCAAGAGCAATGTTATAGTTTTTTAAGAGATCTTCCTGATTATAAATAA
- a CDS encoding flagellar motor protein MotB, producing the protein MKKAMIIGASMAVFLSSCVSQKKFAELEAKQKETQDLLNTATVKLNSCLEEKASSKSELKVLQDQVKNLKNTNAALLNNVGNLATLSTKEAENLERSLESIKEKDLQIKTMNDALNKKDSVTLALVTSLKGALGNLADEDIEVNVEKGVVYVSISDKLLFKSGSYNVSSKAKSVLGKVAKVVNDKPDIEFLVEGHTDNVPIKNKVLLDNWDLSVKRATAVVRVLQNTFGVDPKRMTAAGRSHYIPVADNSSAENRAKNRRTRIVVLPKLDQFYNMIEDGMKKASNNGQ; encoded by the coding sequence ATGAAAAAAGCGATGATTATTGGGGCCTCTATGGCGGTATTTTTATCTTCCTGTGTATCTCAGAAAAAATTTGCCGAGCTAGAAGCCAAACAGAAAGAAACCCAAGACTTACTAAACACAGCTACCGTAAAGCTAAATAGCTGTCTTGAAGAGAAAGCTAGTTCTAAATCTGAGTTAAAAGTACTTCAGGATCAAGTAAAAAACCTAAAAAATACAAATGCTGCCCTACTTAACAATGTTGGTAACCTTGCTACCCTATCAACAAAAGAGGCAGAAAACTTAGAGCGCTCACTGGAAAGCATCAAAGAAAAAGATCTACAGATCAAAACTATGAATGATGCATTAAACAAAAAAGACTCTGTGACATTAGCCTTAGTTACCAGTCTAAAAGGAGCCCTAGGAAACCTTGCAGATGAAGATATCGAAGTAAATGTAGAAAAAGGAGTTGTTTACGTTTCTATCTCTGATAAACTTTTATTCAAAAGTGGTAGTTATAATGTATCTAGTAAAGCAAAGTCTGTGCTAGGTAAAGTAGCAAAAGTAGTAAACGACAAACCAGATATCGAATTCCTGGTAGAAGGACATACTGATAATGTGCCAATTAAAAATAAAGTTTTATTAGATAACTGGGATTTAAGTGTCAAAAGAGCAACGGCAGTAGTACGGGTATTACAAAATACATTTGGAGTAGATCCTAAACGTATGACAGCAGCCGGACGTAGCCACTACATCCCTGTAGCCGATAACAGTTCTGCCGAAAACAGAGCAAAAAACAGACGTACAAGAATCGTTGTACTTCCTAAACTAGATCAATTCTACAATATGATAGAAGATGGAATGAAAAAAGCTTCCAATAACGGACAGTAA